From the Sphingobium yanoikuyae genome, the window CCTGATCACCGAATATGAGGCGATGCAGGCCCGGCTCAAATTCCTGCGTGAGGATCTCATCCGGTCGGAAACCATCGCTCCCCTGGCCTGTGCCGCGATCTACTCCTGGTCGCTGACCAATGAAGCGCTCACCCACGCGGGTCTGACCGTGATCCTAATCTTGCCGGTGCTGATCAGCGTCGTCGTCTTCCTAAGGCAGGTTTCGCGCTACAATTCGGTCAAGCAACTCGAGCGCTACATCAAGGAAGAGTTGGAGCCTCGGCTGCATCCGGCAACCGGGCCAGTGGGGTATGAGAATTATATCCGCTCGGGCGGCCGCCCGCTGGGTTTCCCCTATCTCTATGTGTCGCGATATATCCTTTGGATTTCGATGCTTGTGGGCAGCCTTTTCTTGTCCGTCGCGGTGGCCGCTGACCTGCTGCCGCTTGCCGCGAAGCCGAAGGTAGCCGCCGCCGCGCCATGCCCCGTCAGCCCTACTCCGAAGCACTCTGCGTCAACCGTTCCAACCCAGACTACAATAAAGAAAGTCCCATGATCGATCGCTGGAGTCCGGTCGGTCGCAGCGCCCAGCCGGAGGCCAATCGCAACCTCGCTTGTCAGAATTGCGGACATGGTCGCAGCCAACTTCGATGGATCAGAGCCGCCCGAGCTAACCCGTCCGCAATTACTGAAAAGAGCCATTCACGGTTATTGTTGGAATGACCGTTATGTCCCAGCTCGCGCCACGCCGAGTCAGGCGAACCTGCTGGGACGAGTCAGTTTGCTTGCCCCCGCCAAGTTTAATCTCGTTTGAGACGCATTTCGCGGTTCGACGAGTATAATGCACGTCTGCTTTTTTGCATGCAGTGACATGGGGCCATGCGCGAACCAGCATTGGTCCGCGGCAAACGCTTGATTGTCCACAATCCCTTCGCCTGACACGATCGCCAGACATGCCCGATCAGAGATGACCGTAACACGGCTATCGATCTCCACATCGAAGCGAGTGATCGTAAACGAAGCAAGGCCATCGGGCATGACCTCAACCGATCCGGTCTCCGTTCTCGCCTCGAAGAGCGCCTCTGCAAGATGAAGCGCACGATCCCGCCCGTAATCGAACAGGCGATAGGTGACGTCGCTCATTCCCTGAACTTCCAGCACGGTCAGCCCAGGCCCGAGGGCGTGGATTGTGCCAGCCCTAATAAAATAGGAACAACCCACGACCGGAGTGATACGATTGAGCAATGAGGGTAGGCTGCCGTTTCGAGCTGCCTCGGCGATTTTCGTCCGCGCTAAGGGTTCCTTTAGCCCAAGATCGATGTAAGCCTCAGCTTGGGTCTCAACCACGTACCACCACTCATCTTTCCGTCCTGCGCCTTGCGGATGTACTTGCACGGATAAGGGCTTGCTCGTTTGCAGCCATTTGATCGTCAGACCGACGTCGGGCACCCGATAGACTATTTCTCCGATCAGTTGCCCACCCGATGGGTCATCCGAGAGAGGTCTCCGACCCCAAGGTTTTGAAACATAGTGGGGCGTGAGCAGTTCGGCATAGCCGAGCCTGAACCGGACGTCTCCTCCGGCTCCGCCGCGATCATGGAACTTCGGCTGCAACATCGAAAGGGCTCCAATTTTGCGATGTCGTCGACCTACCGGTTGGACTCCACAGGCGCCGAAGGATTTCCAACCTTTTCGGCTAGCCGGCGAACATCCTGCGATCGGCCACGTGGGGCGATAAGCACTGCATCTGGGGTAACGACGACGATTAGGTCGGACACCCCAATCGTTGCGATAAGAGGGCCTGTAGTCTTCAACAGGCAATTGCGACCTTCGATCACCGTTACATTGCCGTCGACCATATTCTCAGCGGCATCGCGCTCACCGACAGCGTGAAGCATGTCCCAGCTACCGAGGTCCGACCAACCAATGCTAACTGGAACAACCGCGACCTTGGTTGCTTTCTCCATCACCGCATAATCGATCGAGGTCGCAGGTGCGTCTCCAAAGGCGGCCGGATCAGGTGCTACAGTGAAATTGCTGCGGTGCGCCAATGCGAGAGCCTGTTCAGCCGCCGCCAGAACATCTGGAGCGTGCGCTCTTATCGCTTCGACCATGATGTCAGCCCGAAAGAGGAAAATCCCGGCATTCCAGAAATGCCCACCGTCGGCGATCATCGCCGCAGCACTTGTCGCGCCCGGTTTCTCGACGAATGCCTCGACATCATGCACGCCGTGCGAAATCTCTACTCCGCTGCGGATGTAGCGATATCCCGTCTCGGGATAGTCTGGCTGAATACCGAATGTGACCATCCACCCTTGCTCGGCCAGCGGCACGGCTTGCTGTATCGCTGCCCCAAAAGCAGCGACATCTTTGATGATATGGTCACTCGGCAAGACGAGGAGTAAACTTTTCGGGGTCGGCGCCTCAAGGGAGGCCATGGCGATAGCCGGAGCCGTGTTGCGTCCTTCGGGCTCCAGTATGAGCCGGAAAGGCACACAAGCTACTTCCTTCAGTTGGCATTCAAGCTGAGCGACGTGGGCGATATTCGTCACCAGGATTGGCGCCTTCGCGATACCTGTTTGCCGTGCGCGAAGGATGGTCTGCTGCAGCAGGCTCTGGCTTCCCAGCAGAGGAATGAACTGTTTTGGACTATGGTGTGTCGACAAGGGCCAGAGGCGCGTCCCGGAGCCGCCCGAGAGGATAACAGGAACGATGTCGTTCATGCGCCTGGCGTGTCGCTCGGCGGCTGCTGATCGCGTTCGACCCAATCCTTCTGCAACCTCGTACCTTCTCTTTCTGTC encodes:
- a CDS encoding class I mannose-6-phosphate isomerase → MLQPKFHDRGGAGGDVRFRLGYAELLTPHYVSKPWGRRPLSDDPSGGQLIGEIVYRVPDVGLTIKWLQTSKPLSVQVHPQGAGRKDEWWYVVETQAEAYIDLGLKEPLARTKIAEAARNGSLPSLLNRITPVVGCSYFIRAGTIHALGPGLTVLEVQGMSDVTYRLFDYGRDRALHLAEALFEARTETGSVEVMPDGLASFTITRFDVEIDSRVTVISDRACLAIVSGEGIVDNQAFAADQCWFAHGPMSLHAKKQTCIILVEPRNASQTRLNLAGASKLTRPSRFA
- a CDS encoding mannose-1-phosphate guanylyltransferase/mannose-6-phosphate isomerase — translated: MNDIVPVILSGGSGTRLWPLSTHHSPKQFIPLLGSQSLLQQTILRARQTGIAKAPILVTNIAHVAQLECQLKEVACVPFRLILEPEGRNTAPAIAMASLEAPTPKSLLLVLPSDHIIKDVAAFGAAIQQAVPLAEQGWMVTFGIQPDYPETGYRYIRSGVEISHGVHDVEAFVEKPGATSAAAMIADGGHFWNAGIFLFRADIMVEAIRAHAPDVLAAAEQALALAHRSNFTVAPDPAAFGDAPATSIDYAVMEKATKVAVVPVSIGWSDLGSWDMLHAVGERDAAENMVDGNVTVIEGRNCLLKTTGPLIATIGVSDLIVVVTPDAVLIAPRGRSQDVRRLAEKVGNPSAPVESNR